The proteins below are encoded in one region of Micromonospora pisi:
- a CDS encoding D-sedoheptulose-7-phosphate isomerase, translated as MPHSTEVIDAHLAGLASALLPYRRVAGELARWGDELAARLAQGGRLLVAGNGGSAAEAQHLAAELVGKLRADRAPLSAIALSAETSSLTAIGNDYGFEEVFARQVRAHGRPDDILLLLSTSGRSANLIRAARAGQETGLRCWAFTGPVPNPLAEACAEVLAVPSPDPQVVQELHLVSAHVLCEYVELALPTALGTPAGYAALPLVDPGLGRAPSYTESDNKGPFLPQGEVAVEVPEELVEELPPVEHRPVGSRRPHSRGPNSRGAGP; from the coding sequence ATGCCGCACTCGACCGAGGTGATCGACGCGCACCTCGCCGGTCTCGCCTCGGCGCTGCTGCCCTACCGGCGGGTGGCCGGGGAACTCGCCCGCTGGGGTGACGAACTCGCCGCCCGGCTGGCCCAGGGTGGACGGCTGCTGGTCGCCGGCAACGGTGGCAGCGCGGCGGAGGCGCAGCACCTCGCCGCGGAACTGGTCGGCAAGTTGCGGGCGGACCGGGCGCCGCTGTCGGCGATCGCGTTGAGTGCGGAAACCTCGTCGTTGACCGCCATCGGCAACGACTACGGCTTCGAGGAGGTCTTCGCCCGGCAGGTACGGGCACATGGCCGCCCCGACGACATCCTGCTGCTCCTGTCGACCAGCGGGCGCAGCGCCAACCTGATCCGGGCGGCGCGAGCCGGGCAGGAGACGGGGTTGCGGTGCTGGGCGTTCACCGGACCGGTGCCGAACCCGCTCGCCGAGGCGTGTGCCGAGGTGCTCGCCGTACCGTCGCCCGACCCGCAGGTGGTGCAGGAACTGCACCTGGTCTCGGCGCACGTGCTCTGCGAGTACGTCGAACTGGCCCTGCCCACCGCCCTCGGCACACCAGCCGGCTACGCCGCCCTACCGCTGGTCGACCCCGGGTTAGGAAGGGCCCCTTCCTATACAGAATCCGATAACAAGGGGCCCTTCCTTCCCCAGGGTGAGGTGGCGGTGGAGGTGCCGGAGGAACTGGTGGAGGAGTTGCCGCCGGTGGAGCACCGGCCGGTCGGGTCCCGGCGACCACACAGTCGGGGGCCGAACAGTCGCGGAGCCGGGCCGTGA